The Arachis ipaensis cultivar K30076 chromosome B10, Araip1.1, whole genome shotgun sequence DNA window AAATCTTATAGAATTAAAGGACCCGAGACCAATTCGTTTTCTATTTCATCACGAGTCTCCTTGCAATTAAAATCATTTATCATTGTCGTATCcttaaaaattttatgttaaaactcTAATTGATTTTTTCGAACAAGGTAGACGAAGGAAGCAACACGCTAGCCACATGTTGCATCACTAGTCAATCACACGGAACATGCAACCTACGTGTTGGCTATACGCAGTCTACATGCTATTATGGCGCAACCTATGAAAATGGTTAATCCTGAACTTGCGAATTGCATTATTCATCCGTCACATTCACATACAATTCcatctctttattttattttgacgaaaaacaccaaaatttttttcatattaaaaaaatgagCCGACAAAGGgataacacaaaaaaaattaactccTTTTAATGATTAATGTTTTGGTAATTTATCCATTAAATGTGATATTGAGTTCGTAATTTAATAGTTAGTTTTCTATATATACTTGATTGAACTTCAAGTGCTGTATTTTATCCATCTCCTTTCTTAAAACCGTTTTAGAATTAATtctttgtaaaaaaaataaaaaataatgacaaTAGAATATGAGTAGTAAATCAAATTTAAACTCTTGTTATATGGAACAAGTATAATAATCCTTGAGAGAAAATTTGACAGctgaaaagattaaaaaaaagtttttaaagTATATACCAGAGATGAGCTGGATCCATTCAGATTCCCAACCAATaagaaaaatatatgaaaataaCCCAGTTGTTATAAGATTCCAAAATGGTAAGCTGTTATCAAACTGTCACATACAccaaataaaaatgaaagcaaaACCAAAAAGAGTAGAACAGAAAATTTGTTAAAGAAAACTTAATTTATTAGATTCCAATTTTCATGTACATACAAGAAATTTGAATAACTTTGCCAGCATAAAAAGTGGATGTGCTAGCAGCTAActcttatatatttatatatatataataattatatgaTATTATATTAACATGTACCTTTACCCAAGGTCTTCTTAACTTTGGTCTTGAACAGTAAAATATACAAATTTTCcattgagaaataaagaaaacaaccCGTTGCATGCGTCACGAAAGAACCAAAGCTTGAACCTACAATGCAATGCCACACCGGACCATAAGCTTTGTCAAATTCCTGCACATGAACCAACACACCATAAAATAATGTAatgttattaaaaataaaatattgaaaacaaattaaatcACTATATTTCATAAATCTTGCTGACCAAATAtttatcaataaaatataaaaattcagTGCACATGGCTGGGGTGAGAGTTGAGCCTGAGAATCCATATTAGGGAAATATAATAAATTAGATGAGATTAgattatcaattttaattttcttattatatgagaaaataaagaaaatgtaaAATTTTAGCTAGAGTTGTAGGGGCTATAGGAGTTTAACACATGGGGTGTTGGAGAATTTTGTGATTAATAAGATTTGATCTTCATAATGAGAAGAAAGGAGTAATTAATTAAGCAAATAGGGTTAGCATTTGGACGGTGAAGATTGAAAGAGATCCAATCAGAAAATGACAATAGTGTATGTATGTTATTAGCTAGATGTGTGATCTCCTTTATGATTGGACCACAATCTCATCAATTATTCACTCAAGAGAAAATGTCAACACATGCATGCGTCGTTTAGTCACCTTTCATTCCACAATTCTCAATCATCCAAGAAGCAAAATTCCAAAAACAAACACCAACCGAATAATAATCTTTACTACTTTTAATACCTTTGCAACACAATCTTCTATAGTTCTATAACATCTATCTTTTTTGGTTTATTCACAAAACTTTAAATTGCAAATAAAGCTTATCTAACTTCAATTTCAACACATCTAACTAAAAACTAGATAGATATTTTGATACATACGAACtaactatattatattattattatttttttcattctttaataattattttttaatcttaaCCATTCAAGTAACTGTTTTATACGATTCTTATAAACGATGACATGTTCATCTATGAGGGATCTAAGTAGACATTAAATGAACTTCTTAAATCAATTACTTGAATAATTAGAGAtcgattaaatttttaaatttttaaaagatgtttTGTGAAAATGACATTTACTTTTATATTAGAGACCAAGAATATAAGAATATTCATGACATATTCTATAGTGTAAAGTACTAAGATGAGAGGAGTGGTCAAAGTTCAAAGTAACAGAGAAAGTATTGAAGACGATGATAGGAAAAACAGTAAAGTTAATATATACCTTCTTAATGTTATGAGCAATGTGTTTAGAACTAAACTGTTCCAAGCTATCAAAGGTTCTTCTAGCAGAACGAAAAGCATGCAGTTGCATGAAACTTGGCATGTCAGAAACCAAAACCTTAACCTGAAGATATGCTGCCACTGATGACAATGTCTCAATCTGTGACACTGATTTTCTTCCTTCATCAACAACAACCTTTTCTACTCCTCCAAAATCTCCCTCAATCTGAGACACTGATTTTCTTCTCTCCTCAAATATCACTCCTTTGGATACTGATTTTCTTCCCTCTACaaatccttctcctcctcctcctcctcctaacTCCAAGCATGATGTTGAATTTCTGGCTTCCACAAACCCACCTTCTTCAATAACAATCTTTTCAGCATTTGAAGAATTTCGAGTTCTGGTAAGCCTTTGCAACCAACTTCTAGATGAATTGGATTTCTTGCCTTGATTATCCTCATCTTTCTTTCTCTGATGATGATTTCCTGTTATTCCAGCTTTATAAATGTACAAGAACCCTCTCTTTTGGTTACTAGCCATTATTCCAATTATTCCCCTCTCAACAAAGACTACTCAATGGAATTGGTATTATAAGGAAGAccaataattaatataatataatgTTTTATTAGTTAGGAAAGAAGATGACAAATGACATGcaaatttatgtatatataaatgaaTTAATTAAAGGCAGAGGCATGTGTGATGTGTATGTGGGTGTGAGCAAGGAATAGATATGTATAAATGAGATAATGCCTAATGTGGATGTGGGACTAATCATTAGTTTCTGGGGCACATTTGTCCCCCATTGATCTGCTTCTAGACATGCAACATCCATGGACCCCTACCCTTGCCAACACCTCTTTGTTGGGTTACCCTATAAAAAGGTCACTATCTACCTAGGAtgtgatattttattttattagcttCAACAATTTTCCATCTTTATAAATAACCATATAAACCCTTCAAACTTATTCTTATGGTAATTTCAGATTTTTTATACATATAGAGTTGTAGTCAACAGATGAGTTCATTTCGTTTTGGTTTTTCCTCTGTCTTAACATGGCAGGCCAAGTTGGATTCAGCCACtcctataattaattaaattgtcGTGTATATATTATACATAAGATGCAACTAACCTGCCAAAAGATACAAATAATAAGTGAACAATTTTTCGATTGACATGAATTATTACAAGCTGTTTGCCCAATTCTAATCAACAATCATCCATAAAGAATCAAGATTGttcaaacaaaaaaagaaaaaaaattataagtgtTAGTAACAACTTATGGGCCAATGAAATATATATAGATCTACTAGCTAGGGTAGCTCTTTAAAATATAATAAGAGAGCATTATTATTATGTGGACATCATgaatttataattataatatatGCAGCGGAATAATTTTGTGGTGTACGATATGTCTTAATAATGGCATAGTGATTTAATTTGAACGGCCAGAAGAAGGCATAGAAATTGATTACGTACCTTCCGTTTTGTTGATTGCGCAGAGTATATTTTAAGGTGTAAGGGGGGTTACCCCCACAACTGAACATTTTTGTTTGGTTGTTTACAATATCTTCAAGTTCAACAGATAAAGAATTAATATGTTATAGATTTAAATTCTATTTAAAGGTGTGTTGTTACTCAATGAATTATTGTATACACGATACTAAATTTAAATCCTTTATACTTATTTAAATGAGGGAATGAACTGATCACTTAACTAAAATCTAAAATAAATGGCCCACAACTGACACTGTTCTGTGTAGTGTGGACCTTCTATGGGATTTTGCTGGATTCATGAACCTTTTTAAGATAAGCAACTTTTTTCCGGGtggaaacaatttttttttcctttagaaCTCGTTCGTGATGATGTACTTTACAAAATCTTTTTAGTCAAATTTCTAGTCGGGGTAAACTGGTGAATTCAAATTAGTTCAAAAGTTTTATTCGAGAATACTTTGATACGTGTGGCTAGAGTTAGATTATTGaaaagagagcaattgagataaAGACGTCTAAAGagtatttttttaaagatattttttagtaattaaaatttaacacatgtAATTAATTAAAtcgtattatttttgtcaaaattaggtcaGATAAATTAATTTGACTAAAAAAATTGTGAATTAAATCTTGAaccggtctaaattaatattatttttttataaaaaataactataatacctttattataaaaaataactaaaatatttctatatatatatatatttaaaaaaaaactctaAATCCTAATCTTATAACGATATAAGAGTAAAGGGCTAGAATTTAAGATTctcataattaatatatataataagagtattttagtcattttctataataagggtattgtagtcatttgctataaaaaataatattaatttaaatcagTTTAAGATTTGATTCATTATTTTTTTGGTCAAATTAATTTATCTAacctaattttaacaaaaataatacgatttaatcaattatatgtattaaattttaattactaaaaattattttaaaaaaatattttaaatatcttTATCTAAATAATTTTCTATTAAAAATTATTCAGAATATATccgaaaaaaatatttatagacATATAGgacataatttttaaaatattttttaattcgaCGGCCAAAAATTAATATAGAATATTAAAAGGATACAAGATGTATAAGATGTTTAAAATCTCCTCTAGAagacaaaattttttaatataacagTAGAGAATGGTATTCATCTTAGAAGATAAAATTTGGTTTATTGAGACATAGGAGATACCTTATTATATAAATA harbors:
- the LOC107621778 gene encoding uncharacterized protein LOC107621778, whose protein sequence is MASNQKRGFLYIYKAGITGNHHQRKKDEDNQGKKSNSSRSWLQRLTRTRNSSNAEKIVIEEGGFVEARNSTSCLELGGGGGGEGFVEGRKSVSKGVIFEERRKSVSQIEGDFGGVEKVVVDEGRKSVSQIETLSSVAAYLQVKVLVSDMPSFMQLHAFRSARRTFDSLEQFSSKHIAHNIKKEFDKAYGPVWHCIVGSSFGSFVTHATGCFLYFSMENLYILLFKTKVKKTLGKGTC